In a genomic window of Desulfovibrio sp. JC022:
- a CDS encoding response regulator: protein MANFFRIRRRITLGLVGVLAAILLPLGYVFNELYLYKVESSIESKGNMVASLVAFSGSEAILNFQDYKLEELVKNACVDKEVVSCAVYSQSGSLVSQFEDLDEGTDVKKAIFIERRILKDGEYLGYVRVGILNDDFSNNFSFALIYILPLLLGAALVGGFCLRLFLSRAVVSPVVRLSEQAKRAEEGESVLFEGLEREDEVGSLAGSLERLSTKLARMQAELDHKVVERTETLSEVNRKLRGEVDVRRKAERDLNTALEELSFTVRELEKSKDKAEKASQFKSQFLAMISHEIRTPMNAILGMGDLLLETELDPEQMGYVEIFRGSGELLLKIINDILDFVQIESGQIELVPVPFDPSRDVQSVCKSVAHSAHARDIEVICDVDPGVPAQVVGDPVRVRQILLNIVSNAVKFTSSGEVDVRLSIEESGDDFERLLFTVRDTGIGISEGRRESIFDSFVQADGSTSREHGGVGLGLAAASRLAVLMDGDIRFESESGKGSIFYFSIPFKKSVYEPMRSVADFSGTRVLLVDDNHTVREVLARRLQSFGINAAVAADGPEGLHYLAGGTEHEKQYDLLLVDSDMPDMPGVDFLSKAQQKGLLPGRVAMMFSAGCTEEDRQNARLVGADYTLIKPVFDADLIRCLASVGDSAQDRTRAGRGMNILLVEDNESHRKILELFILDTGADITVAVDGLQAVQLFSDNSYDLVFMDLELPVMDGITAVKRMREFELDSDRQRAVVVALAARAYSSNRVDSARAGCDGFISKPVKWDTIRSTVSAVAAKGGLPEDITILE from the coding sequence ATGGCTAATTTTTTCAGGATCAGACGTAGAATTACCTTGGGGCTTGTGGGGGTGCTGGCGGCGATTTTGTTGCCGCTTGGTTACGTTTTCAATGAGCTCTACCTGTACAAAGTTGAAAGTTCCATAGAATCCAAAGGAAATATGGTTGCCTCTCTTGTTGCATTTTCAGGTAGCGAAGCAATTCTTAATTTTCAGGATTACAAGCTGGAAGAACTGGTCAAAAACGCCTGTGTTGATAAAGAAGTCGTTTCCTGTGCCGTTTATAGTCAGTCCGGTTCTTTGGTCAGCCAGTTCGAGGATCTGGACGAAGGGACGGATGTAAAGAAAGCGATATTTATTGAAAGGCGTATCCTTAAGGATGGAGAATACCTGGGCTATGTTCGCGTTGGAATTCTGAATGACGATTTTTCAAATAATTTTTCATTTGCTTTGATCTATATTCTGCCTTTGCTTTTGGGAGCTGCGCTGGTCGGAGGGTTTTGTCTGCGGTTGTTTCTCAGCAGGGCTGTGGTTTCTCCTGTGGTCCGGCTTTCGGAACAGGCAAAACGTGCGGAAGAAGGAGAGAGTGTCCTTTTTGAGGGTTTGGAAAGAGAGGATGAGGTCGGCAGTCTTGCCGGTTCTCTGGAACGGCTCTCCACCAAGTTGGCCCGCATGCAGGCCGAACTGGATCATAAGGTTGTTGAAAGGACCGAGACCCTCAGTGAAGTGAACCGCAAACTTAGAGGTGAGGTGGATGTCCGCCGTAAGGCTGAGCGTGACTTAAATACGGCACTTGAAGAGCTTTCCTTTACTGTGCGGGAACTCGAAAAGTCAAAGGATAAGGCTGAGAAGGCCAGCCAGTTCAAAAGCCAGTTTCTGGCTATGATCAGTCACGAAATCAGAACTCCCATGAATGCCATACTCGGTATGGGGGATTTGCTGCTGGAAACCGAACTTGACCCCGAGCAGATGGGATATGTGGAAATTTTTCGGGGGTCGGGAGAATTGTTGCTCAAGATCATTAATGACATTCTTGATTTTGTGCAGATTGAATCCGGGCAGATTGAATTGGTTCCCGTTCCTTTTGATCCTTCGCGGGATGTTCAGAGTGTGTGCAAGAGTGTGGCCCACTCCGCTCATGCAAGGGATATTGAAGTTATTTGTGATGTCGATCCGGGAGTTCCGGCGCAGGTTGTTGGTGACCCGGTCCGGGTACGTCAGATTTTGCTGAATATTGTTTCCAACGCTGTAAAGTTCACTTCCAGCGGTGAGGTCGATGTTCGTTTGAGCATCGAAGAATCAGGGGATGATTTTGAGCGGCTGCTCTTTACGGTTCGCGATACTGGAATAGGTATTTCAGAAGGGCGGCGGGAAAGTATTTTCGATAGTTTTGTTCAGGCTGACGGGTCCACCTCCCGCGAGCATGGCGGGGTTGGATTGGGGCTGGCTGCGGCTTCACGTCTGGCAGTTCTCATGGATGGGGATATTCGCTTTGAGAGCGAAAGCGGCAAGGGAAGTATTTTTTATTTTTCCATTCCTTTTAAAAAATCCGTGTACGAACCTATGCGCAGTGTGGCGGATTTTTCCGGAACGCGGGTTTTGCTGGTGGATGATAATCATACTGTACGAGAAGTGCTGGCCCGCAGATTACAATCATTCGGGATAAATGCGGCTGTGGCTGCTGACGGTCCTGAAGGGCTGCATTATCTTGCAGGGGGGACAGAGCACGAAAAGCAATACGATCTATTGCTTGTAGACAGTGATATGCCGGATATGCCGGGGGTTGACTTCCTTTCAAAAGCACAGCAGAAAGGGTTGCTTCCCGGGCGCGTGGCAATGATGTTCTCTGCTGGGTGTACGGAAGAAGACAGACAGAACGCCCGTTTGGTTGGAGCTGATTATACCTTGATCAAGCCGGTTTTTGATGCGGACCTGATCCGCTGTCTGGCTTCTGTGGGGGATTCCGCCCAAGACAGAACAAGAGCCGGGCGGGGAATGAATATCCTGCTGGTGGAAGACAACGAAAGCCATCGCAAGATACTGGAGCTTTTTATTCTTGATACCGGAGCGGATATAACTGTTGCCGTTGACGGTTTGCAGGCCGTACAGCTTTTCAGCGACAACAGTTATGACCTTGTTTTTATGGATTTAGAACTTCCGGTCATGGACGGTATTACGGCTGTAAAGCGGATGCGTGAATTCGAACTGGATAGTGACAGACAGCGGGCTGTAGTTGTTGCGCTTGCAGCCAGAGCATACAGTTCCAATCGGGTCGATTCTGCGCGGGCGGGGTGTGACGGATTTATTTCAAAGCCTGTAAAATGGGATACTATAAGATCAACCGTTTCGGCTGTTGCCGCAAAGGGTGGACTTCCTGAAGATATTACTATTCTGGAGTAA
- the hydF gene encoding [FeFe] hydrogenase H-cluster maturation GTPase HydF, giving the protein MTDEIGSGSKLAIAIAGRSNVGKSSIIRALSGIEGGEVSPVASEDEMYPLTRAEIHPLGPVTIYDTDAHVPGDDRARAIKDALYSVDVAVIVTDDSGILDEERELTNLLRDRGIPCVMVFNKADIRRPSLADMEFCGSRGVRFVATSTEDGRGIERLKKSIMALAPEENMLDPVLARDLMGRGDFVVCVVSEDPVSPKGRLGLPKSQVLREILDVGGIAVIVKEGELYQTISGHKRRPALVIADSEPIKKVMDIIPRDVSLTTFPILFARHKGNLEQLVQGANAIDHLEDGDRVLIVEACPHHPKAEDLGKEMIPARIAGYTDRNIIFESKTGCGLPLDLSEYKLVVHCGACMAERADMLRRIRDCDRQQVPITNYGLAVAKVDGTLKRLIEPFFKDEVEERKELTGKINVYRGSNSQAMHLVVPAEIHPEKAVPFNLMYLFGDIEVTKEHIGFSSLPFARGGQQKIRKFVEEHGYCFYKWPGRVLGADLGGLLDPDDNSEA; this is encoded by the coding sequence ATGACTGATGAAATTGGAAGCGGTTCCAAGCTTGCCATAGCCATTGCGGGCAGAAGCAATGTGGGTAAGTCTTCAATAATACGTGCCCTTTCAGGAATTGAAGGTGGAGAAGTAAGTCCCGTTGCCAGTGAAGATGAGATGTATCCCCTGACAAGGGCTGAAATTCATCCGTTGGGTCCGGTAACAATTTACGATACCGATGCGCATGTTCCCGGTGATGACCGGGCACGGGCCATAAAAGATGCCTTGTACAGCGTGGATGTTGCGGTCATTGTTACCGATGATTCCGGTATTCTTGATGAGGAACGGGAACTGACCAACCTGTTACGCGATCGCGGTATTCCCTGCGTCATGGTTTTTAACAAGGCGGATATCCGGCGGCCCAGCCTTGCGGATATGGAATTCTGCGGTTCGCGCGGGGTTCGTTTTGTGGCTACCTCCACTGAGGATGGACGCGGTATTGAACGGCTCAAGAAATCCATAATGGCTCTTGCGCCGGAAGAGAATATGCTTGATCCTGTGCTGGCCCGTGATCTTATGGGGAGAGGGGATTTTGTGGTCTGTGTGGTTTCAGAGGACCCTGTTTCACCCAAAGGAAGACTGGGGCTTCCCAAATCGCAGGTTTTGCGTGAAATCCTTGATGTCGGAGGGATCGCGGTTATCGTCAAGGAAGGGGAGCTTTACCAGACTATTTCCGGGCATAAACGGCGTCCGGCCCTTGTTATTGCCGACTCCGAGCCAATCAAAAAAGTCATGGATATTATTCCGCGTGATGTCTCCCTGACTACTTTTCCTATTCTTTTTGCTCGCCATAAGGGCAATCTGGAACAGCTTGTTCAGGGTGCCAATGCCATTGATCATCTTGAGGACGGCGACAGGGTGCTGATTGTTGAAGCCTGTCCCCACCATCCCAAAGCCGAGGACCTCGGCAAGGAGATGATTCCGGCTCGTATAGCGGGGTATACTGACCGCAACATCATATTTGAATCCAAGACCGGGTGCGGTCTCCCTCTTGATTTGTCGGAGTATAAGCTTGTGGTCCATTGCGGAGCATGTATGGCTGAACGTGCGGATATGCTCAGGAGAATCAGGGATTGTGACCGCCAGCAGGTTCCCATCACCAATTACGGTCTTGCCGTTGCCAAGGTTGATGGTACCCTTAAGCGTTTGATTGAGCCTTTTTTTAAAGATGAGGTTGAAGAACGCAAAGAGCTGACCGGGAAGATAAATGTTTACCGGGGCAGCAATTCTCAGGCTATGCATCTGGTTGTCCCTGCTGAAATCCATCCGGAAAAAGCGGTGCCGTTTAATCTTATGTATCTTTTCGGGGATATTGAGGTGACCAAAGAACATATCGGTTTTTCATCATTGCCTTTTGCCCGTGGTGGGCAGCAGAAGATCAGGAAATTTGTGGAAGAGCACGGATATTGTTTTTACAAATGGCCGGGCCGGGTTCTGGGGGCCGATCTTGGCGGGCTTCTTGATCCTGATGACAACAGTGAAGCGTGA
- a CDS encoding BMP family protein, with protein sequence MIRKNSHFRLAAFLLFFFFAFGQASVGHAKEVKIGFVASGDTINDSSFNEMAVAGLRRLQKEEQVEIVVCKGGFGSESVREAIDSLLKEKVSILVINSASAKQRFGEIALDHPDVVFILNDCSIEGYPNIISIEYAQGVGSCLVGAFCAWQTKTGRIGFIGGNEAPVINDFLNGFLQGVKYSGRDVEVDVKFVRSGVSERGFEDPQQANTLAMGMYNNGADIVYAVAGLSGNGVIQAARKSGNYVVGVDSDQDYMAKGTVLTSMMKRLDVAVYKESLAVLNGSYVPGRKVYDLTNGGVGLTEMKYSKHLVSADVLNMLDGLRKGLASGKIKLKPSSD encoded by the coding sequence ATGATCAGGAAAAATTCACATTTCAGGCTTGCGGCCTTCCTTTTGTTTTTCTTTTTTGCTTTTGGACAGGCTTCGGTCGGTCATGCAAAAGAGGTAAAGATCGGATTTGTTGCTTCCGGAGACACCATTAATGATTCTTCTTTCAATGAGATGGCTGTTGCCGGGTTGCGTAGATTACAGAAGGAAGAACAGGTCGAAATTGTTGTCTGTAAGGGTGGATTCGGTTCGGAGTCAGTCAGGGAGGCCATTGATTCTCTGTTGAAGGAGAAGGTCAGCATTTTGGTTATTAACAGTGCGTCCGCCAAGCAGAGATTCGGTGAAATTGCCCTCGATCATCCAGACGTTGTTTTCATTCTCAATGATTGTTCCATTGAAGGGTATCCCAATATTATCTCAATTGAATATGCGCAGGGTGTTGGGTCATGTCTGGTGGGTGCATTTTGCGCATGGCAGACAAAAACAGGCAGAATAGGTTTTATCGGCGGTAATGAAGCACCTGTGATCAATGATTTTCTAAACGGGTTTCTCCAAGGTGTGAAATACTCCGGCAGGGATGTGGAAGTTGACGTGAAATTCGTGCGCTCGGGAGTATCAGAGAGAGGGTTCGAGGACCCGCAGCAGGCCAATACTCTAGCTATGGGTATGTATAATAACGGAGCTGATATTGTTTATGCGGTGGCCGGGCTTTCCGGCAACGGCGTAATTCAGGCGGCGCGTAAAAGTGGTAATTATGTTGTCGGAGTAGATTCCGACCAGGACTACATGGCTAAGGGAACTGTTCTGACCAGTATGATGAAAAGGCTTGATGTTGCTGTGTACAAAGAAAGCCTTGCTGTCTTGAATGGAAGTTATGTTCCGGGGCGCAAGGTTTATGATTTGACTAACGGCGGTGTCGGGTTGACTGAAATGAAATACAGCAAACATCTGGTTTCAGCAGATGTCCTGAATATGCTTGACGGTTTAAGAAAAGGTCTTGCTTCAGGAAAAATTAAGTTGAAACCTTCATCCGATTAA
- a CDS encoding glutamine--tRNA ligase/YqeY domain fusion protein: MSDTTESNVGKNFITAIIDKDNETGKYEGRVATRFPPEPNGYLHIGHAKSICLNFGLARDYNGTCNLRFDDTNPVKEDTEYVESIEKDVRWLGFDWEDRLHYSSDYFDQLYTYAVQLIKDGKAYVDGLSAEEIREYRGSLTEPGKNSPYRDRPIEENLDLFERMKAGEFEDGKYVLRAKIDMASPNVILRDPTLYRIRKAHHHRTGDKWCIYPMYDFTHCISDSLEKITHSICTLEFENNRALYDWTLETLGAYRPQQIEFARLNLSYTVMSKRRLIELVEEGHVAGWDDPRMPTISGMRRRGYSPASIRNFCERIGVAKAANMVDFALLEFSVREDLNAHSNRVMGVVNPIKLVIDNYPEGQVEEFEVQNNPEDESAGTRKVPFSKTLYIERDDFMEDAPKKFFRLSVGREVRLRAAYYVTCTEVIKDENGEVIELRCTYDPATRGGWSDDGRKVKGTIHWVSEEHAVEAEVRLYNHLFTKENPMKNKDGSDFKDHINPDSLEVRTAYVERSLENVEPGFRCQFERIGYFCADPDSTSEKPVFNRTATLRDTWKKIAKNQKK; the protein is encoded by the coding sequence ATGTCAGATACTACTGAATCTAACGTAGGCAAAAATTTTATTACCGCGATTATTGATAAGGATAATGAAACCGGAAAGTATGAAGGAAGGGTGGCGACCCGTTTTCCTCCTGAGCCTAACGGTTACCTGCATATCGGACATGCCAAGTCTATCTGTTTGAACTTCGGGCTTGCCAGAGATTACAATGGTACCTGCAACCTGCGTTTTGATGACACCAACCCGGTTAAGGAAGATACCGAGTACGTGGAGTCCATTGAAAAAGATGTTCGCTGGCTGGGATTCGATTGGGAAGACAGACTGCACTATTCTTCCGATTATTTTGACCAGCTCTACACTTATGCTGTTCAGCTGATCAAGGACGGCAAGGCTTATGTGGACGGTTTGAGTGCTGAAGAGATCCGTGAATACCGCGGCTCTCTCACTGAACCGGGCAAAAACAGTCCTTACCGTGACCGTCCCATTGAGGAAAACCTCGATCTTTTCGAGCGCATGAAAGCCGGCGAATTCGAGGACGGCAAGTATGTGCTGCGTGCTAAAATCGACATGGCTTCTCCCAATGTGATTCTGCGCGATCCTACCCTTTACCGGATCAGGAAGGCCCACCACCACCGCACCGGTGATAAGTGGTGTATCTATCCCATGTATGACTTCACCCATTGTATTTCCGATTCATTGGAGAAGATCACCCATTCAATCTGCACTCTTGAATTTGAAAACAACCGTGCTCTGTATGACTGGACCCTTGAAACTCTTGGGGCGTACCGTCCGCAGCAGATTGAGTTTGCAAGGCTCAACCTCAGTTATACCGTGATGAGCAAGCGCCGTTTGATCGAGCTGGTGGAAGAAGGTCACGTTGCCGGATGGGATGATCCGCGCATGCCCACAATTTCCGGCATGAGAAGACGCGGGTATTCCCCGGCTTCCATCCGTAATTTCTGCGAACGCATCGGTGTTGCCAAGGCTGCAAACATGGTTGACTTCGCACTGCTTGAATTCTCTGTGCGTGAAGACCTTAATGCCCATTCCAACCGGGTCATGGGTGTAGTTAATCCTATCAAGCTGGTCATCGATAATTACCCCGAAGGTCAGGTTGAAGAGTTCGAAGTCCAGAATAACCCGGAAGATGAGTCTGCCGGAACACGCAAGGTGCCTTTCTCCAAGACTCTTTACATTGAACGTGATGATTTCATGGAAGATGCGCCCAAGAAGTTTTTCAGACTTTCCGTGGGCCGCGAAGTCCGTCTGCGTGCAGCTTACTATGTTACCTGTACTGAAGTGATTAAGGACGAGAATGGCGAAGTTATAGAATTGCGCTGTACTTATGATCCTGCAACCCGTGGTGGCTGGTCCGACGATGGCCGCAAGGTCAAAGGAACCATCCATTGGGTTTCAGAGGAACATGCTGTTGAAGCTGAAGTGCGTCTTTACAACCATCTCTTCACCAAAGAGAATCCCATGAAGAACAAGGATGGTTCTGATTTCAAAGACCATATCAATCCTGATTCCCTTGAAGTTCGCACCGCATACGTTGAGCGTTCTCTTGAAAATGTGGAACCCGGTTTCCGCTGCCAGTTTGAAAGAATCGGCTATTTCTGCGCTGACCCGGATTCCACTTCTGAAAAGCCGGTTTTCAACAGAACTGCCACTTTGCGTGACACTTGGAAGAAAATTGCCAAGAACCAGAAAAAGTAA
- a CDS encoding helix-turn-helix domain-containing protein — MGVETVSGSDVFPDMEGRRAMSAEGLISVLGKEAAERLMYFWGGTRVSVPDLEELQKLRLRERIFKAYDRGATPAQIAERFGISVRTAQRIRNFSNYVERDPEIM, encoded by the coding sequence ATGGGGGTGGAAACAGTTTCGGGGAGCGATGTTTTCCCGGATATGGAAGGAAGACGGGCTATGTCCGCTGAGGGGTTGATCAGTGTGTTGGGCAAAGAGGCTGCTGAACGGCTAATGTATTTCTGGGGCGGGACTAGGGTTTCCGTGCCCGATCTCGAAGAGCTACAGAAGCTGAGGCTGCGGGAGCGAATTTTTAAGGCTTACGATCGGGGAGCTACCCCGGCGCAGATAGCTGAGAGATTTGGCATTTCAGTGCGCACTGCCCAGCGAATTCGCAATTTCTCCAATTACGTTGAACGTGATCCCGAAATAATGTAA
- a CDS encoding chemotaxis protein CheX has product MNVELAKPFIKATSDILTMMAMITPTAGKPFVKKGNTANGDVTGIVGFTGSVNGSVSISFEKACAAQIVRNMLGEDIQDIVQDVKDAVGEITNMVSGQARAGLTEMGYKLQGSTPTVIMGDNHTIAHVTAGPVMAIPFTTDHGNFTIEFGFD; this is encoded by the coding sequence ATGAATGTAGAATTGGCCAAACCTTTTATCAAGGCAACTTCGGACATCCTGACAATGATGGCCATGATCACGCCTACAGCGGGAAAACCGTTTGTTAAAAAAGGTAATACTGCCAACGGAGATGTAACCGGCATCGTAGGCTTTACAGGATCAGTAAACGGAAGTGTCTCAATTTCTTTTGAAAAAGCATGTGCCGCGCAGATCGTAAGAAATATGCTCGGTGAAGATATCCAGGACATCGTTCAGGACGTAAAAGATGCAGTGGGTGAAATAACCAACATGGTTTCCGGTCAGGCAAGAGCGGGGCTCACAGAAATGGGGTACAAACTTCAAGGCTCCACCCCCACCGTAATCATGGGTGACAACCATACCATTGCCCATGTCACAGCCGGTCCGGTAATGGCGATTCCATTCACCACGGACCACGGTAACTTCACCATCGAGTTCGGTTTCGATTAG
- a CDS encoding diguanylate cyclase, whose translation MKTKNSSSVFLYFIKRFFIVAILIIAVSAWALVTQRNQYLNIVKNHEVDLVKSNISAFNSWLESGIEYTGILAGLVEDQLAMQGDPHEIDNRIAEVFSVFGSRCKGCVQMRYLSSDGMELVRVNIADGRPLRVSGNYLQNKSGRAYIKEASKLKDDVYISRFDLNMEFGKVVVPYTPVIRVVKKIYAKGMRPGFLVINFSGEQLFRIFSETGAESFGNLYLINDDGGWIVGPDETYDWKFLFKPEEGLIEREFPDVWNEIRGKNHGQFTASDGVYTFDSLSSNSFHYVLRQDVVFREGWKVVSRVPDEALVVPRRNAMLFLLSFLVLMVGYLFWRQTSMTVASEDIRLALEDSEKRFMDVSDAAGEFIWETGPDGSFVFVTGRAEDVLGYSAEELIGRSPFDFVDEESSWDVRKEFLDAAQFGHNFRGLVFKFVNRDGRKIWLEFNGVPVFDAEGTVTGFRGATSDISAQKKAVQDLQDREDMLQSISDSVQDALVLMDEKGLVHFWNPAAEKIFGFRADEMLGESLQCCFFAEDNLSPDDSEADVNYIDGLLSSYGSFTVNVRRKGGDVFPAEVLLSPLRKDEQWWVVGTFRDVTERKEAEDKLRKLATTDSLTGLSNRRFFMESAEEALERTRRYGRELSLLMMDIDYFKTVNDMHGHDAGDDVLKDLSRTGLKILRNIDVFGRIGGEEFSILLPDTGLEGAGQVAERLRSEIESTAMNTRSGVLNITVSIGVATFNEETNTLEHLLKAADIGLYAAKEAGRNQVKVQLSPKN comes from the coding sequence ATGAAGACAAAAAACTCAAGCAGTGTTTTTTTATATTTTATCAAACGATTTTTTATTGTCGCGATACTGATTATTGCCGTCTCTGCATGGGCTCTGGTTACCCAGAGAAATCAGTATCTAAACATTGTTAAAAATCATGAGGTTGATCTGGTAAAAAGCAATATATCTGCTTTTAATTCCTGGCTTGAGTCCGGCATTGAATATACCGGGATACTTGCCGGTCTGGTCGAGGACCAATTGGCAATGCAGGGAGATCCTCATGAAATCGATAACCGTATTGCTGAGGTTTTTTCTGTATTCGGCTCCCGTTGCAAGGGGTGTGTGCAGATGCGTTACCTCTCATCGGATGGAATGGAGTTGGTCAGGGTTAATATAGCTGATGGGCGCCCGCTCCGTGTTTCCGGGAATTATCTGCAAAACAAGAGCGGGCGTGCTTATATAAAGGAAGCATCAAAGCTGAAGGATGATGTTTATATTTCCCGTTTTGACCTGAATATGGAGTTTGGGAAAGTTGTGGTTCCCTATACCCCGGTGATCAGAGTTGTAAAAAAAATCTATGCCAAAGGCATGAGGCCCGGTTTTCTGGTCATAAATTTTTCCGGTGAGCAGCTTTTCAGGATATTTAGTGAAACCGGAGCGGAATCATTCGGTAATCTTTATCTTATTAATGATGACGGTGGCTGGATTGTCGGGCCGGACGAGACATATGACTGGAAGTTTCTTTTCAAACCTGAAGAGGGACTGATTGAGCGTGAATTCCCTGATGTCTGGAATGAAATAAGAGGTAAGAATCACGGGCAATTTACAGCCTCAGATGGTGTTTATACCTTTGATTCCTTGAGCAGCAATTCTTTTCATTACGTTTTACGGCAGGATGTTGTTTTTAGAGAGGGTTGGAAGGTTGTTTCGCGTGTGCCGGACGAAGCTTTGGTGGTGCCGCGCAGGAATGCGATGCTTTTTCTATTGAGTTTTCTCGTTTTGATGGTGGGGTATTTGTTCTGGCGTCAGACATCCATGACCGTTGCCAGCGAAGATATTCGCCTGGCTCTTGAGGACAGTGAAAAGAGATTTATGGATGTGTCTGATGCTGCCGGGGAATTTATCTGGGAAACAGGGCCTGACGGTAGTTTTGTTTTTGTGACCGGCAGGGCTGAGGACGTGCTCGGATACAGCGCGGAAGAGCTTATCGGGCGTTCCCCTTTTGATTTTGTGGATGAGGAGTCTTCTTGGGATGTGCGCAAGGAGTTTCTTGATGCCGCCCAGTTCGGGCACAATTTCCGGGGACTGGTTTTCAAGTTTGTTAACCGTGATGGTCGTAAGATCTGGCTTGAATTCAACGGGGTGCCTGTTTTTGATGCTGAAGGAACAGTCACCGGATTCCGCGGTGCCACTTCTGATATCAGTGCTCAGAAGAAAGCTGTTCAGGACTTGCAGGACCGGGAAGACATGCTTCAGAGCATAAGTGATTCCGTTCAGGACGCATTAGTACTGATGGATGAGAAAGGGCTGGTTCATTTCTGGAATCCGGCAGCGGAAAAGATTTTCGGTTTCAGGGCTGACGAGATGCTTGGTGAAAGTTTGCAGTGCTGTTTTTTTGCCGAGGATAATCTTTCTCCTGATGATTCAGAAGCGGATGTTAATTATATTGACGGGCTTCTTTCCAGTTACGGATCTTTTACTGTGAACGTGCGTCGCAAGGGCGGCGATGTTTTCCCGGCTGAGGTTCTTCTTTCGCCGCTGCGCAAAGATGAGCAGTGGTGGGTTGTTGGAACGTTCAGGGATGTTACCGAGCGCAAGGAAGCTGAAGACAAATTGCGCAAACTGGCTACCACCGATTCCCTGACCGGGCTTAGCAACCGCCGCTTTTTTATGGAAAGTGCAGAAGAGGCTTTGGAGCGAACCCGCAGGTACGGGCGTGAGCTTTCCCTGCTGATGATGGATATAGATTATTTCAAAACAGTGAATGATATGCACGGACATGATGCCGGCGATGATGTCTTGAAAGATCTTTCCCGTACGGGTTTGAAAATCTTACGTAATATTGATGTATTCGGAAGGATCGGCGGGGAAGAATTTTCTATCCTGCTTCCTGATACCGGACTTGAAGGAGCTGGTCAGGTGGCTGAAAGGCTGCGCTCGGAAATTGAGTCCACAGCTATGAATACCCGGTCCGGAGTCCTGAATATTACCGTGAGCATCGGTGTTGCTACTTTTAATGAAGAGACAAATACTTTGGAGCATCTGCTTAAAGCAGCGGATATCGGCTTGTACGCGGCCAAGGAGGCCGGGCGTAATCAGGTCAAGGTGCAGTTGTCGCCAAAGAATTAA